A single Cryomorphaceae bacterium DNA region contains:
- a CDS encoding 3'-5' exonuclease, with the protein MWGWFSKRGSTGTRLSPRDGFGRRQVVFDCETDGLDPQKNRILSLGAVEIVDRKIQLESSFEWRLKRSSFDGGGAEIHEFTGRDLISGLEEEEAVKRFVDFVGTDLLVGHFIDFDVALIQESLKRSSMPLLENKTYDTLEVARRKFPDGVERGQKSWALSKVCQKLGLEHHGAHTALGDAYMTAELFLYLTSE; encoded by the coding sequence ATGTGGGGCTGGTTTTCTAAGCGAGGTTCCACTGGCACACGCTTGTCACCGCGCGATGGATTCGGAAGGCGTCAAGTTGTTTTTGATTGTGAAACGGACGGCCTTGATCCCCAAAAGAACAGGATTCTTTCGTTGGGAGCCGTTGAAATTGTGGATCGAAAAATTCAATTAGAGAGCTCTTTTGAATGGCGACTAAAGCGATCATCCTTTGATGGTGGAGGGGCAGAAATACACGAGTTTACCGGAAGAGATTTGATTAGTGGGTTGGAAGAAGAAGAGGCTGTTAAACGATTTGTCGACTTCGTCGGAACGGACCTGCTCGTTGGTCATTTTATCGATTTTGACGTGGCCTTGATTCAAGAGTCCTTGAAGAGGTCCAGTATGCCGCTTTTAGAGAATAAAACCTACGACACCTTGGAGGTTGCTCGTCGGAAATTTCCCGATGGTGTAGAGCGAGGTCAAAAATCCTGGGCCTTATCTAAAGTTTGCCAAAAGCTCGGTCTCGAACATCACGGTGCACATACGGCATTAGGTGACGCCTATATGACTGCGGAATTATTCCTCTATTTGACTTCCGAGTAA
- a CDS encoding cyclic nucleotide-binding domain-containing protein — protein MPSNAIVQRVADFFKSFPPFDLMSEEETLYLATRTQVTYVRPGEVIFQKDHKPGEYFYMVRSGAVDLVEGDEMIDVFDEGDLFGIRPLLANDTYRGSSVVREEGIIYFLPLASGKRILEGNARVAMYFARDFASSRKGLRTQGLEAITLADVRKDVLCGTDEVLIRHAALDMSERGVGSYVVVDDLRRPVGIVTDRDLRVQVATGKVPLEDPVTAIMSSPVRTMAPDQSHAAYLIQMVERKIHHLVITEDGTSNSAVVGMVSEHDILAAQGDHPALIIREIRSASTREKAMKWRDKGDRLIERYLEQDVQASTISALSAAMNESVYRRVAREVEQELGPPPCDYTWLMLGSLGRREQLIRTDQDHALVLEDQNETIDAYFKEWAERVCAGLTAFGFEPDAAEIMPTERKWRSSIAEWKERFSSWIRVPDEEHVLQTTIFFDFRPIDGPDERSRALAEHIYAECDLHERFASFLARDGAETPPPLSFFRQFIVEKSGEHRDEFDLKLRVLLPLVDVARILALQHQIMDINNTRERYLKAAQVEPTNAKLFRDAAEAFDYALKLRGSVGMRNETSGRYIPLSDLSKMERQSLRSIFEIIQSLQSMLKVRFQLNYFRS, from the coding sequence GTGCCCTCTAATGCCATCGTTCAGCGCGTAGCCGACTTTTTCAAGTCGTTTCCTCCTTTTGACCTAATGTCCGAGGAGGAAACGCTGTATTTGGCCACCAGGACCCAGGTCACCTATGTCCGACCAGGTGAGGTGATTTTTCAGAAAGACCACAAGCCGGGTGAGTACTTTTATATGGTCCGATCTGGAGCCGTGGACCTCGTGGAAGGAGATGAAATGATCGATGTCTTTGACGAGGGAGATCTTTTCGGAATCCGGCCGCTTTTAGCTAATGATACTTATCGAGGGTCTTCCGTTGTTCGTGAAGAGGGAATCATCTACTTCTTGCCCTTGGCTTCTGGTAAAAGGATCTTGGAGGGAAACGCTCGGGTGGCGATGTACTTTGCACGGGATTTTGCATCGTCCCGTAAGGGACTTAGAACTCAAGGGCTTGAGGCGATAACACTCGCTGATGTTCGGAAAGATGTTCTGTGCGGGACTGATGAGGTGCTGATTCGCCATGCCGCATTAGATATGAGCGAACGAGGCGTCGGGAGCTATGTGGTTGTCGATGATCTCAGACGTCCTGTAGGGATTGTCACTGACCGGGATCTGCGGGTGCAGGTGGCTACGGGTAAGGTGCCTTTGGAAGATCCAGTGACGGCCATCATGAGTTCACCCGTCCGCACAATGGCTCCAGATCAAAGTCATGCGGCTTACTTGATTCAAATGGTGGAGCGAAAAATCCATCACTTGGTGATTACAGAGGATGGGACAAGCAACTCCGCTGTAGTAGGCATGGTTAGCGAGCACGATATTCTCGCCGCGCAGGGTGATCATCCCGCTTTGATCATCCGCGAAATCCGATCCGCAAGCACGCGGGAGAAAGCCATGAAATGGAGAGATAAAGGTGATCGCCTTATTGAGCGTTACTTGGAACAAGACGTACAAGCGTCTACCATCAGTGCGCTTTCTGCCGCTATGAATGAATCGGTTTATCGACGAGTGGCTCGGGAGGTAGAGCAGGAGTTGGGTCCGCCACCCTGTGATTATACTTGGTTGATGCTGGGGTCTTTAGGGCGAAGAGAACAATTGATTCGCACGGACCAGGATCACGCTTTAGTGCTTGAAGATCAAAACGAGACCATTGATGCCTATTTCAAGGAATGGGCGGAGCGTGTCTGTGCTGGCCTCACCGCCTTTGGTTTTGAACCGGACGCCGCGGAGATCATGCCTACGGAAAGGAAGTGGAGAAGTTCCATTGCCGAATGGAAAGAGCGTTTTTCATCATGGATTCGCGTTCCGGATGAAGAACACGTTCTACAAACGACCATATTCTTTGATTTTCGACCTATTGACGGGCCAGATGAGCGCTCCAGAGCGCTGGCTGAACATATTTATGCCGAATGCGACCTTCATGAACGCTTTGCTTCGTTTTTGGCACGGGACGGTGCTGAAACTCCTCCGCCTTTGAGCTTTTTCCGACAGTTTATAGTCGAAAAGTCCGGGGAGCACAGAGATGAATTTGATTTAAAGCTCCGAGTGTTGTTGCCGCTCGTGGATGTTGCACGCATCCTAGCGCTCCAGCATCAAATCATGGACATCAACAATACACGAGAACGCTACCTGAAGGCAGCACAGGTTGAACCAACCAATGCCAAGTTGTTCCGAGATGCCGCGGAGGCTTTTGACTATGCCCTTAAACTGCGAGGAAGTGTCGGCATGAGGAATGAGACGTCGGGCCGATATATTCCGCTTTCCGACTTGAGTAAAATGGAACGTCAGTCTTTGCGGAGTATATTCGAGATCATTCAGAGCCTGCAGTCCATGCTTAAGGTTCGTTTTCAACTCAATTATTTTAGAAGCTGA
- the acs gene encoding acetate--CoA ligase, producing MNYQIKSFEEYQEKYKQSVEDPSGFWDEIAGEFQWRKPWDSTFESDFSKPDVRWFTNAKMNITENCLDRHLEDRGNKLAVIWEPNDPKERFIRWTYRELYERVNQFANVLKKHGVVKGDRVAIYMPMIPDLAVATLACARIGAVHSVVFAGFSASALADRINDAQCKMVLTSDGLYRGAKEIPVKAVVDEALQECPSVETVLVAERTQWAVNMVDGRDYWLYKEMEEADKECPAEEMDSEDMLFILYTSGSTGKPKGVVHTCGGYMVYAGYSFANVFQVGESDVYWCTADVGWITGHTYIVYGPLLNGATTVMFEGVPTYPSPGRFWQVCDKHGVNQFYTAPTAIRALMAHGEDHVLSYGLYSLKVLGSVGEPINEEAWEWYHIHVGKEKCPIVDTWWQTETGGIMISGLGDLSPMNPSHAGYPLPGIQPVLLDSDGNEIEENEVEGYLCIKHPWPSMLRTTYGDHERCRVTYFSHYDGYYFTGDGAKRDKNGMYRIIGRVDDVINVSGHRFGTAEIENAINANDKVAESAVVGYPHPIKGQSIYAYVITRDEVANQDVLRAEIVETVVAEIGKIAKPEKIQFVPGLPKTRSGKIMRRILRKVAEGDTSNLGDTSTLLDPDVVEIIKEGAL from the coding sequence ATGAATTATCAGATTAAATCATTCGAGGAATATCAAGAGAAATACAAGCAAAGTGTTGAGGATCCATCGGGATTCTGGGACGAAATAGCTGGTGAATTCCAATGGCGCAAACCCTGGGACAGCACTTTTGAATCGGACTTTTCGAAACCAGATGTGCGGTGGTTTACCAATGCCAAAATGAACATCACCGAGAATTGTCTGGATCGCCATTTAGAGGATCGCGGTAACAAACTAGCGGTGATATGGGAGCCCAATGATCCTAAGGAGCGCTTCATACGATGGACGTACCGAGAGCTGTATGAACGGGTGAATCAATTTGCCAATGTCTTGAAGAAGCACGGTGTGGTCAAAGGAGATCGCGTTGCCATTTACATGCCCATGATTCCCGATTTGGCCGTAGCGACTTTGGCATGTGCACGAATCGGTGCCGTACACAGTGTTGTTTTTGCGGGATTTTCAGCTTCTGCCTTGGCGGACCGGATCAATGATGCACAGTGTAAAATGGTCTTGACTTCGGATGGATTGTACCGAGGTGCCAAGGAGATTCCTGTCAAAGCTGTTGTGGATGAAGCGCTTCAAGAATGCCCATCGGTAGAAACGGTTCTTGTTGCAGAACGTACACAATGGGCCGTGAATATGGTGGACGGTCGTGATTATTGGCTCTACAAGGAAATGGAGGAAGCCGATAAGGAATGTCCTGCAGAAGAAATGGATTCCGAGGACATGCTGTTCATCTTGTACACCAGTGGTTCTACGGGTAAGCCGAAAGGAGTGGTGCACACCTGTGGAGGGTATATGGTGTACGCGGGATATAGTTTTGCCAATGTCTTCCAGGTAGGGGAGTCGGACGTATACTGGTGTACCGCTGACGTGGGTTGGATTACTGGACATACGTACATCGTATATGGTCCGCTCTTGAACGGAGCTACGACCGTCATGTTTGAGGGCGTTCCGACCTATCCATCTCCAGGACGCTTTTGGCAAGTTTGTGATAAGCACGGGGTAAACCAGTTTTATACCGCTCCAACGGCAATTCGCGCGTTGATGGCGCATGGAGAAGATCATGTACTTTCTTATGGATTGTACTCGCTAAAGGTTTTGGGAAGTGTGGGTGAGCCTATAAATGAAGAGGCATGGGAGTGGTACCACATCCACGTTGGAAAAGAGAAGTGCCCGATTGTGGATACATGGTGGCAAACGGAGACCGGCGGAATCATGATTTCCGGCTTGGGAGATCTTTCACCGATGAATCCGTCACACGCCGGGTATCCGCTTCCGGGAATTCAACCCGTTCTATTGGATAGCGATGGAAATGAGATTGAAGAAAACGAGGTGGAAGGGTATCTGTGTATTAAGCACCCTTGGCCTTCTATGCTTCGCACGACTTATGGAGATCACGAGCGCTGCCGTGTGACGTATTTCTCCCATTATGATGGCTATTACTTCACGGGAGACGGTGCTAAGCGAGACAAGAATGGCATGTACCGTATAATTGGCCGTGTAGACGATGTGATCAATGTTTCCGGTCACCGCTTCGGAACGGCCGAAATTGAAAACGCCATCAACGCGAACGACAAGGTTGCCGAAAGCGCAGTAGTGGGCTATCCTCATCCCATCAAAGGACAGAGTATCTACGCCTATGTTATTACCCGTGATGAGGTAGCCAATCAAGATGTTCTGCGCGCAGAAATCGTCGAAACCGTGGTGGCTGAAATCGGGAAGATTGCCAAGCCGGAGAAGATTCAGTTCGTTCCTGGTCTGCCTAAGACCCGTTCCGGAAAAATTATGCGGCGGATTTTGAGGAAGGTAGCGGAGGGAGATACCTCTAACTTGGGAGATACCTCCACGCTGTTGGATCCAGATGTAGTCGAAATTATCAAAGAAGGTGCCCTCTAA
- a CDS encoding acetate--CoA ligase gives MSYKEHYAKSLTDPAAFWQEQANELDWFRPADQVLSKDQNDFFRWFKGGMMNTAYLALDYHVENGRAEQNALIYDSPVTQTVEKYTYRQLRDKVSALAGGLKALGIEKGDTVVIYMPMIPEAAMAMLACARIGAIHSVVFGGFAPHELAIRIDDAKPKLIMTATSGIEVDKIIPYKPMVDQAIEKAEHKVDRVVVFRRNLGAPAPVQNRDIDWNELVASAEPVGCTPVDAQDPLYILYTSGTTGKPKGIIRENGGHAVALNYSMKYIYGLRPGEVFWAASDVGWVVGHSYIVYAPLIYGATTVLFEGKPIRTPDASTFWRVIAEHRVSVMFTAPTAIRAIRKEDEEGALMKKYDLSCLRYQFLAGERCDAATLHWLEDMLRVPVIDHWWQTESGWPMLANMMGLDALPVKAGSATRPVPGYGIDILREDGSLAERNEEGYVAVRLPLPPGCLPTLWGDNERFRRGYLDKFPNYYFSGDGGYIDDDGYYFITGRVDDIINVAGHRLSTAEMEEVVSGNQNVAECAVIGVQCELKGQRPVALVVLKPDVPVSEHELAMELVASVRAEIGPVAALKEIHVVERLPKTRSGKTLRKLLRAIADGKPYSIPSTIDDPTIIESIASIIGPQAQKQNEQKKNVNH, from the coding sequence ATGAGTTACAAAGAACACTACGCAAAAAGCCTGACCGATCCTGCTGCCTTTTGGCAAGAGCAGGCTAATGAATTAGACTGGTTTCGGCCAGCAGATCAAGTGCTTTCCAAGGACCAAAACGACTTCTTTCGATGGTTTAAAGGTGGTATGATGAATACGGCTTATTTGGCCTTGGATTATCACGTCGAGAATGGAAGGGCAGAGCAAAACGCACTGATCTATGATTCCCCCGTCACCCAGACGGTGGAAAAGTACACGTATCGCCAGCTTCGAGATAAGGTGAGTGCCTTGGCCGGAGGCTTAAAAGCCCTTGGAATTGAAAAGGGAGATACGGTGGTCATCTACATGCCAATGATTCCAGAGGCAGCGATGGCCATGCTGGCCTGCGCTCGAATTGGAGCCATTCACAGCGTAGTCTTTGGTGGTTTTGCCCCACACGAACTGGCTATTCGCATTGATGACGCGAAGCCTAAGCTCATCATGACGGCAACATCGGGGATTGAGGTGGACAAGATCATTCCCTACAAACCCATGGTAGATCAAGCCATAGAAAAGGCGGAACACAAGGTGGATCGCGTCGTGGTATTTCGTCGAAATCTAGGAGCTCCTGCACCTGTGCAAAACCGGGATATAGACTGGAATGAGTTGGTCGCTTCGGCCGAGCCTGTAGGATGCACCCCTGTGGACGCTCAAGATCCGCTCTATATTCTCTATACTTCAGGTACGACCGGAAAGCCAAAGGGCATCATTCGTGAAAATGGCGGACACGCAGTGGCCCTGAACTACAGCATGAAGTATATCTACGGGCTTCGCCCCGGAGAAGTCTTTTGGGCTGCTTCGGATGTAGGCTGGGTTGTAGGACACAGCTACATTGTTTACGCTCCGCTCATTTATGGGGCTACCACCGTTCTGTTCGAAGGTAAACCCATTCGTACGCCTGATGCATCCACTTTCTGGAGGGTGATTGCAGAACACCGAGTATCCGTCATGTTTACCGCTCCAACGGCTATTAGAGCCATTCGAAAAGAAGATGAGGAAGGGGCCTTGATGAAGAAGTATGATTTGAGTTGCTTGCGGTATCAGTTTCTCGCCGGAGAGCGTTGCGATGCGGCTACCTTGCATTGGTTAGAAGACATGCTTCGTGTACCGGTCATTGATCACTGGTGGCAAACGGAATCCGGCTGGCCAATGCTGGCGAACATGATGGGACTAGACGCTTTACCGGTCAAAGCCGGTTCGGCTACACGCCCGGTACCGGGGTACGGCATCGACATATTGCGCGAAGACGGATCTTTAGCAGAACGAAACGAGGAGGGTTATGTGGCCGTTCGACTACCCTTACCACCGGGTTGCCTACCAACGCTTTGGGGAGATAACGAGCGATTCCGAAGGGGATACTTGGACAAGTTCCCGAACTATTACTTCTCTGGTGACGGTGGTTACATTGATGATGACGGGTATTATTTCATCACGGGCCGCGTGGACGATATCATCAATGTCGCGGGACATCGTCTGTCTACGGCGGAGATGGAAGAAGTCGTTTCCGGAAATCAAAACGTAGCAGAGTGCGCAGTCATTGGAGTTCAGTGCGAGCTCAAAGGTCAACGACCAGTGGCCTTAGTCGTACTGAAACCAGATGTTCCTGTATCGGAGCATGAGTTGGCTATGGAATTGGTCGCTTCCGTTCGGGCGGAAATAGGCCCTGTAGCCGCGCTTAAAGAAATCCATGTTGTGGAGCGATTGCCGAAGACTCGGTCGGGTAAGACCTTGAGAAAACTACTTCGGGCCATTGCCGATGGAAAGCCCTACAGCATTCCATCTACAATTGACGATCCGACGATTATTGAATCGATCGCTTCGATTATCGGGCCGCAGGCCCAAAAACAAAACGAACAAAAGAAAAACGTGAACCACTAA
- a CDS encoding response regulator — MSKIMIVDDEPNILMSLDYMLRKERYDTLIARNGTEAMDLLQTEVPDLVVLDIMMPDVNGYEICEYIKSTKTFDQTKVIFLSAKSKRADLEKGLALGADAYMLKPFSTRELLKEIKNQLS; from the coding sequence ATGTCTAAGATTATGATCGTCGACGACGAACCCAATATCCTGATGAGTTTGGACTACATGCTCCGCAAAGAGCGGTATGATACACTCATTGCCCGCAACGGTACAGAAGCCATGGATCTGCTTCAAACGGAAGTCCCGGACCTAGTGGTACTGGACATCATGATGCCGGATGTAAATGGATATGAAATATGCGAATACATCAAATCGACAAAGACTTTTGATCAGACTAAAGTGATTTTCCTCTCGGCCAAGAGCAAACGGGCCGATTTGGAGAAAGGCCTGGCCCTGGGGGCCGATGCCTACATGCTCAAGCCTTTCTCCACACGTGAACTCCTCAAAGAAATCAAGAATCAACTCTCCTGA
- a CDS encoding histidine kinase: protein MSGALLAILTLLYLGVLFAIGYYSERGHSLVKKWANGSAAYVLSLAVYCTAWTFYGSIGRAATSGLDFLAIYLGPVLAMPLWYLITRKSIRIARTHRIGTLADFFSARYGQFQRMATLVSTVLLMAIIPYIALQIKAISESYSLLTTHEMGSAVAGIDSGFVATLILTIFTLAFGTRYLEASRPKRGMIAVVAFESGIKIFVFLLASVMILAQYKGGLGQLFSDAHILSDFAQLTAIPEKGQSSWVSLILISSLAFLLLPRQFQVAVVENRSESHLRHALWLLPLYFLVINLLVFPVALTGRLAFPAEIDPDFYMSWLTMDQPWLSSLVFIGGFSAASSMIIVSTIAMGTMVSNNLIVPALIRLMPSIDFSKKLLWIRRFSILVIMLLSWAYFRGVGERTTLVSIGITSFIGVAQLAPAYLGGLFWKKGNRHGAFAGMLFGLILWFVLLILPDLNPAWSVWEVTALSTWLGVSTTSTVVYLTLLLNAMVYVVVSSFTKETARDIQQAELFVDADKYARSYEDRLVWQGSASFPNIQALLNQFLGDQRAEEVLDRYARIQGVDWRSAPHADAKMISYAERLLAEAIGPASARIMISSVVKEERIGIGEVVNILNESREVLQLNKKLKTQSDQLILASEELRLANEQMKELGGLKDDFLYTVTHELRTPLTSIRAQAEILHDEPEMLRSDQEMFLNNIVEDCERLTRLITNVLDLEKFESGNLQLDQRVADIAELLDRSISSMHTLGEHHNIQVKMDLARGMRPVFIDQDRITQVIVNLLSNAMKFANPADGHIRISAYEIDGEVKVNIIDNGPGISQEDAERVFDKFYQVRHQLTNKPKGTGLGLAICKNIIQSHGGVIYLRPEKKGGTRASFTLPISRHHQQKQESHV, encoded by the coding sequence ATGAGTGGTGCGCTCCTGGCCATATTGACGCTGCTCTACCTCGGTGTATTATTTGCCATTGGCTATTATTCCGAACGGGGTCATTCACTTGTGAAAAAATGGGCCAACGGATCGGCGGCCTATGTGCTATCGTTGGCCGTTTACTGTACGGCTTGGACCTTTTACGGGAGTATAGGTCGGGCGGCAACTTCAGGATTGGACTTCCTCGCGATTTATTTGGGACCAGTATTGGCCATGCCCCTCTGGTATCTGATTACCCGTAAGTCCATTCGAATTGCTCGAACCCATCGTATTGGTACCTTGGCCGATTTCTTCAGCGCGCGTTATGGACAATTCCAGCGCATGGCCACCTTGGTTTCTACGGTACTTCTCATGGCGATTATTCCCTACATCGCCCTTCAGATCAAGGCCATCTCCGAGAGCTACAGCCTTCTAACTACCCACGAAATGGGGTCGGCGGTTGCAGGCATCGATAGCGGATTTGTCGCAACGCTCATCCTCACCATTTTCACCCTTGCTTTCGGAACTCGATACCTTGAGGCCAGCCGACCAAAACGCGGAATGATCGCCGTGGTCGCCTTCGAAAGCGGAATCAAAATTTTTGTCTTTCTCCTCGCTAGCGTCATGATACTCGCTCAGTATAAAGGAGGCCTAGGTCAACTCTTTTCAGATGCGCATATCTTGTCTGACTTTGCGCAATTGACGGCCATCCCAGAAAAAGGCCAGAGCTCTTGGGTTTCCCTGATTTTGATCAGCAGTCTAGCCTTTCTCTTGCTGCCGCGTCAGTTCCAAGTGGCTGTAGTTGAGAACCGAAGTGAATCCCACCTCCGGCATGCCTTGTGGCTATTGCCGCTGTACTTCTTGGTCATTAATCTTCTTGTTTTTCCAGTGGCCCTCACGGGCCGATTGGCTTTTCCCGCGGAGATTGATCCAGATTTCTATATGAGCTGGCTGACCATGGATCAGCCTTGGCTCAGTAGCCTAGTCTTCATCGGAGGATTTTCAGCAGCCAGTTCCATGATCATTGTCTCGACCATCGCCATGGGAACAATGGTCAGCAACAATCTTATTGTACCGGCCTTGATTCGCTTGATGCCGTCGATCGATTTCTCCAAAAAGCTGCTTTGGATCCGCCGATTCAGCATTCTAGTCATTATGCTATTGTCCTGGGCCTATTTCCGAGGCGTAGGGGAACGCACCACTTTGGTTTCGATTGGAATTACCTCCTTCATTGGCGTTGCACAACTGGCACCTGCTTACCTTGGAGGGCTTTTTTGGAAGAAGGGAAACCGCCATGGGGCCTTTGCGGGAATGCTCTTCGGGTTGATTCTGTGGTTTGTCCTGTTGATTTTACCCGACCTCAACCCGGCTTGGAGTGTTTGGGAAGTAACGGCCTTATCGACTTGGCTGGGTGTGAGCACCACATCTACCGTGGTTTACCTCACGCTACTCCTCAATGCGATGGTCTATGTGGTGGTCTCGTCTTTCACGAAGGAAACTGCACGCGACATACAACAAGCAGAGCTCTTTGTTGATGCGGACAAGTATGCGCGCAGCTATGAAGACCGACTCGTTTGGCAGGGCAGCGCAAGCTTCCCCAATATCCAGGCGCTGTTGAACCAGTTTTTGGGAGATCAAAGAGCCGAGGAGGTCTTGGATCGATATGCCCGGATTCAGGGCGTTGATTGGCGATCAGCTCCTCATGCGGATGCTAAAATGATCAGCTATGCCGAACGACTGTTGGCCGAAGCCATTGGTCCTGCATCGGCCCGAATCATGATTTCCAGCGTGGTCAAAGAGGAGCGCATTGGAATTGGCGAGGTGGTGAATATCCTCAACGAAAGTCGAGAAGTCCTCCAACTCAACAAGAAACTCAAAACGCAATCTGATCAACTCATACTCGCCTCAGAGGAGTTGAGGCTTGCGAACGAGCAAATGAAGGAGCTCGGGGGATTGAAGGACGACTTCCTCTATACTGTAACACACGAGTTACGCACCCCACTGACGAGTATTCGTGCTCAAGCTGAAATTCTACACGATGAGCCCGAGATGCTCCGAAGTGATCAAGAAATGTTTCTCAACAACATAGTCGAGGATTGTGAACGCTTGACGAGACTGATCACCAATGTCCTGGACTTGGAGAAGTTTGAATCGGGCAACCTACAACTCGATCAACGAGTAGCGGACATCGCCGAGCTCCTCGATCGTTCCATCTCCTCCATGCACACCCTTGGAGAACATCATAATATTCAGGTCAAGATGGACCTTGCCCGAGGAATGAGACCGGTATTTATTGACCAGGACCGTATCACACAGGTAATTGTCAACCTGCTGTCCAACGCCATGAAATTTGCCAACCCGGCAGATGGTCACATCCGCATTTCGGCCTACGAAATTGACGGAGAGGTTAAGGTCAACATCATTGACAACGGCCCGGGAATTAGTCAAGAAGATGCGGAACGCGTCTTTGATAAATTCTATCAAGTTCGTCATCAACTGACGAATAAACCCAAAGGAACGGGGCTAGGTCTAGCCATTTGCAAGAATATCATTCAATCACACGGAGGAGTCATATACCTCCGTCCAGAAAAGAAAGGCGGGACTCGGGCCTCATTTACCCTTCCCATTTCCCGTCACCACCAGCAAAAACAAGAATCTCATGTCTAA